In Desulfuromonadaceae bacterium, a genomic segment contains:
- the era gene encoding GTPase Era codes for MTDHQFKSGFVAIIGRPNVGKSTLLNRLLGQKIAITSNKPQTTRNRILGILTDAASQTLFLDTPGIHPARDDLNRFMVEEAVDACADVDMILLTIDAERPGLDRLDQLFKILDGRRAAVLLGINKIDRIPRQQLLPMIAQLSEQFSFAEIIPFSAHTGEGVDTLLAAIRSRLPDGPRYYPEDILTDLPERFIVAEMVREQLLKQTHEEIPYGVAIVVESFTERTDRALIEIKVKIIVERASHKGIVLGKGGEKIRAIGTAARHDIERFIGSKVYLELFVKVQKNWTESARLRQEFGYK; via the coding sequence ATGACAGATCATCAATTTAAATCAGGTTTTGTGGCGATTATCGGTCGTCCCAATGTCGGTAAATCGACGTTGCTGAATCGCCTTCTCGGGCAGAAAATTGCCATTACATCGAACAAGCCGCAGACGACCCGAAATCGTATCCTGGGGATATTGACTGACGCAGCAAGTCAGACGCTTTTTCTTGACACCCCCGGCATTCATCCGGCGCGAGATGACCTGAACCGCTTCATGGTCGAAGAAGCGGTTGATGCCTGTGCCGATGTCGACATGATCCTGCTGACCATCGATGCCGAGCGCCCCGGTCTGGATCGTCTCGACCAGTTGTTCAAGATTCTGGATGGAAGGCGGGCTGCGGTATTGCTTGGAATCAACAAGATTGACCGTATCCCACGCCAGCAGTTGCTGCCGATGATTGCGCAATTATCAGAACAGTTTTCATTTGCGGAAATTATTCCGTTTTCAGCACATACCGGTGAGGGGGTCGACACGCTACTCGCGGCGATTCGTTCGCGCTTGCCAGACGGTCCGCGCTATTACCCCGAGGATATTCTGACCGATTTGCCGGAACGTTTTATCGTTGCCGAGATGGTTCGTGAACAGTTGTTGAAACAAACGCATGAAGAGATTCCGTATGGGGTTGCGATCGTCGTAGAGAGTTTTACTGAACGAACTGATCGCGCGCTGATCGAAATCAAGGTTAAGATTATTGTTGAGCGGGCTTCGCACAAAGGGATTGTGCTGGGTAAAGGTGGCGAGAAAATTCGTGCCATCGGGACAGCGGCGCGGCATGACATCGAACGTTTTATCGGTTCGAAGGTCTATCTGGAATTGTTCGTCAAGGTTCAAAAGAACTGGACCGAATCCGCACGATTACGTCAGGAATTTGGCTACAAATAA
- the der gene encoding ribosome biogenesis GTPase Der, translating into MLPVVAIVGRPNVGKSTLFNRLCGSRRAIVEDFPGVTRDRHYAEVTKHEKPFMLIDTGGFEPASRDRLLTQMREQSQLAIEEADVIIFLMDGREGLNASDTDVVAILRQVKKPVLYVANKIDGGGLEPALGEFYSLGVAEVLPASAEHGYGINDLIDELMKLLPAPEVIEEDERETRIAVIGRPNVGKSSLVNRMLGYERVVANPIAGTTRDTIDTPFQYHSKRYVLIDTAGIRRKGKVSQKLEKFSVIQALKGMERAHITLVLIDASEGVTDQDVTVAGYAHEKGRAIILLVNKWDLVAKDNSSMKKYTEDLRIKFKFLAHVPILFISAVTGQRVAKIMDLVESVAEEFNRKISTPELNRILKEAEDAHPPAFFQGQRVKFYYATQSAVRPPTFIIFANRAKGVHFSYERYLVNKFREAFGFDGVPIRLIFRDRERNK; encoded by the coding sequence ATGTTGCCAGTTGTAGCTATTGTTGGGCGTCCGAATGTCGGCAAATCGACCCTTTTTAATCGTCTTTGTGGCAGTCGCCGTGCCATCGTTGAAGATTTTCCTGGGGTTACCCGTGATCGTCATTATGCCGAAGTGACCAAACACGAAAAACCTTTTATGCTGATTGATACCGGCGGATTTGAGCCGGCCTCACGCGATCGTCTCCTGACGCAGATGCGTGAGCAATCGCAGTTGGCGATCGAGGAAGCTGACGTCATCATCTTTTTGATGGATGGACGCGAGGGATTGAATGCCTCCGATACAGATGTCGTGGCCATCTTGCGTCAAGTCAAAAAACCGGTGCTCTACGTGGCCAATAAAATCGACGGCGGTGGGCTTGAACCCGCGCTGGGTGAGTTCTACTCGCTCGGTGTTGCAGAAGTTTTGCCCGCTTCGGCCGAGCATGGCTACGGGATCAATGATCTGATTGATGAATTGATGAAGTTGCTGCCAGCTCCGGAGGTGATCGAGGAAGATGAACGTGAAACGCGAATCGCCGTCATCGGTCGCCCGAATGTCGGTAAATCGTCACTTGTCAACCGCATGCTTGGCTATGAGCGCGTGGTGGCTAACCCGATCGCCGGGACCACCCGTGACACTATTGATACCCCCTTTCAGTATCATTCAAAACGCTATGTGTTGATCGATACGGCGGGTATCAGGCGCAAGGGCAAGGTCAGTCAAAAACTTGAAAAGTTCAGTGTTATCCAGGCATTAAAAGGGATGGAACGGGCTCATATCACACTCGTTCTGATCGATGCAAGTGAGGGCGTTACCGACCAGGATGTGACCGTTGCGGGGTATGCCCATGAGAAGGGACGAGCCATTATTCTGCTCGTCAATAAGTGGGATCTGGTCGCCAAAGACAATTCGTCGATGAAGAAATATACAGAAGATTTACGCATTAAATTCAAGTTTCTGGCTCACGTTCCGATCCTTTTTATCTCTGCCGTCACTGGTCAGCGCGTGGCGAAGATTATGGATCTGGTTGAATCGGTCGCCGAGGAGTTTAACCGGAAAATTTCCACGCCCGAGCTGAACCGGATTCTCAAGGAAGCCGAGGATGCTCATCCGCCGGCATTTTTCCAGGGACAACGCGTGAAATTCTACTATGCGACCCAGTCGGCAGTTCGACCGCCCACGTTTATCATTTTTGCTAACCGTGCGAAAGGGGTCCATTTTTCATATGAACGCTATCTGGTAAATAAATTTCGCGAAGCTTTCGGTTTTGACGGCGTGCCGATTCGACTGATCTTCCGTGACCGGGAACGCAATAAATAG